In the genome of Fusarium poae strain DAOMC 252244 chromosome 1, whole genome shotgun sequence, the window ACATGTAAGCAAATAAACTACCTCTTGTTTCCAATTTCTCACAACCTTAAGAATACCAGCCGTTTTCGGAGCCCTCTCGATCCATACCCTCGTCATCTGCCGAAAAGACCCTATCCGTCGACAACTAGCTGGCAACAAATCACGACAATGCATTCTCGCTCTCAGTGAACTAGCAAAATCTTGGCCCATTGGCCTATGGATAACCAAGTTATTCGTGAACCTTTTGAGACGTCTTACAGGCCAGGGCTCGGCGTTGTCAGCGGGATCAATAGTCGATGTGAGGTCTCGCATCGCCAATGGTAGTGGTGTCAACGAGGGTCCCGCTCTAGATTTATCTCGAAGTGGTAATGGGTTGCAGATTTCGGATGAAGGAATGAACGGGTTCAGCCAGCAGAATAATGGTTTATTTGACAATACTAACGGTTCAGGGACAGGAGAGCACCAGGTACACGATATGCTACAGCAGCCTTCTGATCAGTTTGGGTTTGACTCTTTCTGGGCGGAGGATACCATTGACGTCGATTTGCTTCTTCAGAATGGACTTTGCCCGTTGCTTCCAGCGGATTTCGGTCTTATGCCTCCAGGTACATTTGGTATATGATATTGAGGTTTAATCTTGGTCCATGAATTCAAGTCTATATCTATTTCTGTGGATTAATTCTATATCAACATAATACAACTTCATCGAGTCTAACTATCCTTTTCTGTTCACCACTCTCATGTCCGCCAACATATTATTACGTCTATGTATTCGAAGCAAATCTGCTCTTGGCTCTCAGCTGTTTCCCATACTTGAAGAAAAGCCAAGGGAACGGTGCCATGGCAACTGTCAAAAAAGCAAGGAGACTGGATGCCCACTGATAACCAAGCTTTTCGTACATCTGAATACCGAAAAGAGGGAATGCCGCTGAATAACACGTTAGATACGATGGTGATTAATGCAATTGATAGGAGACCTACCTGCAAAGGAGCAGCGGGCGAAACTGTTGGCTGCCATTGCTGAGGCGGCGTATTGAGGGTAGGCATCAACCAAGAAGGTGAATATACCTGTGAAAACGAGGAGCATGCTAAATGGGACGTTAGTTGAGGATTCAAAGATGAGCGGTCAAGATTAACATACCCGCATCCAAATACTCCAGAACCAATGATTGGCACAATCCAATGCACGCTGGCGTATGTAGTCCAAGCAAACCAAAACAAGCCGATAGGAATAAGCACCGCACCGAGAATAGTCGGAGGCAATCTGTACTCTGGCTCACTGATAGCCTTGCCTGTCGTCTTCTCCTGCTCTTCTAACCATCTTATTCGAAGTTTAGCCCAAATTGGCGTGGTAGCCGTTGCGACGATAAGTCCAACAAAGATACCCAGGAAAGTCATGCCGACCTGCCAGAGGTTCATACCGTGATTCGTGCGGAAGACAAGAGGGAAAGCGCCAAAGAACAGATACAAAATACCAAGGAGAATGGCTGAGTAGAGATCGAGACATAGACACATGGGCTCAAGAAAGAGGAGCTGAAATGGTCGGAGAACGGAGAGTTTAAGTGTTTCGAGGATGGGCTTTTGGTCGTCTTCCATTGGAGCGCGGTATGTATCGTTGCCGGTGTCTTTGCGAAGCTTTCTTGCCTTTTCGCGTAGTAGAATAGGATGAAACGTCTCTGGCGCAAAGAAGACAATGGCAACCATGAGAACAACAGCCCAGATAAGCATAACGTAGTACGTCCAGCGCCAGTTAACGTTATAGTTGATAAAACCTCCAACCAACGGTCCAAGAGCCGGCCCGATAAAGGGCGCGAGAGATACCAAACTCATAGGCTTCTGAATCTCATGCCTCTCAAAGACATCTCCTGCTGTTCCGCCTGCAACACTGAGGAAACTGCTGCCAGCGAAACCTGTGAAGAAGCGCGCAATGATCATGGTCTGGATGTTTTGCGCGACAGCTGAAGGAATCGTCCAAATGATAAACATTGTCCATGATACCAGGTAAATGGGTCTTCGGCCGTAGTACTCGCTCAGAGGACTAGTCAGAACAGGACCAAGCGCAATTCCCAGGACAAAAGTTGAGAGACCGAGAGTGGCGACGATTTGAGAGCAGTTGAACTCTTTGTTCATTTGAGCATATGTAGCTGTGTAAATTGAACTGGCGCATGTCCTACAATAACTCTATTAGTATAGACCTCGGTTTCTTTTTGAGGAATTGTCTTACACGCAAAGACTACCGACACAGGCAATTGAAACAATTAACCATTTTCGCATTCTCGACATACTCCTCGGACACATGGGATCCTTGTCACCGTCCCAACCGACGACCTGCACCGATTTAGCTGATACATGCTGATTAACAATTTCTGTAGGTTGATCGCTGAGCTCCTGAGAAGAGCGACGAGTATCACTCTCTGCCATGGCTGCTAatagtgatgatggtgatgaggtTGGAAGATCATGACAGGTCGGA includes:
- a CDS encoding hypothetical protein (TransMembrane:12 (i53-77o89-109i121-140o146-170i182-203o209-229i279-304o324-346i367-388o394-421i428-450o462-482i)) — translated: MAESDTRRSSQELSDQPTEIVNQHVSAKSVQVVGWDGDKDPMCPRSMSRMRKWLIVSIACVGSLCVTCASSIYTATYAQMNKEFNCSQIVATLGLSTFVLGIALGPVLTSPLSEYYGRRPIYLVSWTMFIIWTIPSAVAQNIQTMIIARFFTGFAGSSFLSVAGGTAGDVFERHEIQKPMSLVSLAPFIGPALGPLVGGFINYNVNWRWTYYVMLIWAVVLMVAIVFFAPETFHPILLREKARKLRKDTGNDTYRAPMEDDQKPILETLKLSVLRPFQLLFLEPMCLCLDLYSAILLGILYLFFGAFPLVFRTNHGMNLWQVGMTFLGIFVGLIVATATTPIWAKLRIRWLEEQEKTTGKAISEPEYRLPPTILGAVLIPIGLFWFAWTTYASVHWIVPIIGSGVFGCGMLLVFTGIFTFLVDAYPQYAASAMAANSFARCSFAAAFPLFGIQMYEKLGYQWASSLLAFLTVAMAPFPWLFFKYGKQLRAKSRFASNT